One part of the Hyphomicrobiales bacterium genome encodes these proteins:
- the folD gene encoding bifunctional methylenetetrahydrofolate dehydrogenase/methenyltetrahydrofolate cyclohydrolase FolD, whose translation MDGKALARGVTDAVADVAARFTQEHKRQPGLAVVLVGEDAASQVYVRSKGKMAAKCGFHSVTIRKSAELSQEELLATVDQLNADDNVDGILVQLPLPDHISADAVLNAIDPAKDVDGFHPVNAGRLASGDIDNPLIPCTPAGIMHMIRTVHGKDLSGLSAVVLGRSTIVGRPISHLLLAANATVTVAHSRTKDIAGLARSADILVAAVGRPQMVGADWVKPGATVIDVGINRIEDQNLGTSQLVGDVDFDAVQPVAGALTPVPGGVGPMTIAMLMANTLKAAEARARSSAR comes from the coding sequence ATTGACGGAAAGGCGCTTGCCCGTGGCGTGACCGATGCCGTCGCCGACGTTGCGGCGCGCTTCACGCAGGAGCATAAGCGCCAACCGGGCCTGGCCGTGGTGTTGGTCGGCGAGGACGCCGCGAGCCAGGTTTATGTGCGCTCGAAAGGCAAAATGGCGGCCAAATGCGGCTTCCATTCAGTCACCATCCGCAAGTCTGCCGAACTGTCGCAAGAGGAACTATTGGCGACCGTCGATCAGCTCAACGCCGACGACAACGTTGACGGCATCTTGGTTCAGCTTCCCTTGCCGGACCATATCAGCGCTGATGCAGTGCTGAACGCCATCGATCCAGCCAAGGACGTTGACGGCTTCCATCCGGTCAATGCCGGCCGCTTGGCCTCCGGCGATATCGACAACCCACTGATCCCCTGCACCCCGGCGGGTATCATGCACATGATCCGCACTGTCCATGGCAAGGATCTGTCAGGACTATCGGCCGTCGTGCTCGGTCGTTCCACCATCGTTGGTCGACCGATCAGCCATCTGCTCTTGGCCGCGAACGCCACCGTCACCGTCGCCCACAGCCGCACCAAGGATATCGCCGGTTTGGCACGCAGTGCCGACATTTTGGTGGCGGCTGTCGGGCGCCCGCAAATGGTTGGCGCCGATTGGGTGAAGCCTGGCGCGACGGTCATCGATGTTGGGATCAACCGCATCGAAGATCAAAACCTTGGAACCAGCCAACTGGTTGGCGACGTTGATTTCGATGCGGTTCAACCTGTTGCCGGCGCTCTGACGCCGGTTCCTGGCGGCGTTGGCCCGATGACCATTGCCATGCTGATGGCCAACACGCTGAAGGCCGCCGAAGCGAGGGCGAGAAGCAGCGCCCGCTAG
- the pgi gene encoding glucose-6-phosphate isomerase, which produces MSEQTSLSDLLAPHAERMAATHLRSLLQDDLDRFSRFSRTACGVLIDWSKEKLDEEAWHQLLTLAQDRDVTGMRDAMLRGDPINATENRAVRHTALRGGEAAPSDVRHEIAAEKSRFLLFAEGVRSGAITASDGEPFTHVINIGIGGSDLGPAMAVRALAPFCDGPQVHFLSNVDGAHATDVLKGLDPQRTLVLVASKTFTTLETLTNAETVRAWLVEAVGEEGVGGHLAALSTNAKATKAFGIDEARVFGFWDYVGGRYSLWSAIGLPLAIAIGADRFEAFLAGAHAMDLHFAEAPLADNLPAILALIGVWRRNGQGLVGHAVIPYEERLARFPAYLQQMDMESNGKRVRIDGTATVDATGMLVFGEPGTNAQHSFFQLFHQGHDVVGLDVLVGTSVVGEAVPGRADVHHTHLLANALAQTRALALGRTLEETRAEMVEDGIAPNEIDRLAPHRTFPGDRPSTTIVYDHLDPETLGKLIALYEHKVFVESVLWGINAFDQWGVELGKQLAKQITPALSDRRLAAAFDPSTRGLIEALLDKD; this is translated from the coding sequence ATGTCTGAGCAAACATCCTTGTCTGACCTGCTGGCTCCGCATGCCGAGCGGATGGCCGCAACGCATCTTCGCAGCCTTCTGCAGGACGATTTGGACCGCTTTTCCCGTTTCAGCCGAACTGCTTGCGGCGTTTTGATCGATTGGTCGAAGGAGAAGCTCGACGAGGAGGCCTGGCATCAACTGCTGACACTTGCCCAAGATCGCGACGTTACAGGCATGCGCGATGCCATGCTGCGTGGCGACCCGATCAACGCCACCGAGAACCGCGCGGTGCGGCACACAGCTTTGCGCGGCGGCGAAGCAGCGCCGTCAGACGTTCGGCATGAAATCGCCGCTGAAAAGTCTCGCTTTTTACTGTTCGCCGAGGGTGTGCGATCTGGCGCCATTACAGCATCGGATGGCGAACCGTTCACCCATGTAATCAATATCGGGATCGGCGGGTCGGACCTTGGACCGGCCATGGCGGTTCGAGCGCTGGCGCCATTTTGCGATGGGCCTCAGGTGCATTTTCTTTCCAATGTCGATGGCGCACACGCGACGGACGTTCTGAAGGGCCTCGATCCCCAGCGCACGTTGGTTCTGGTCGCCTCAAAAACCTTCACCACGCTGGAAACGCTGACGAACGCGGAAACCGTGCGCGCCTGGCTGGTTGAAGCGGTAGGAGAGGAGGGCGTTGGAGGGCATCTGGCCGCGCTGTCCACCAATGCCAAGGCAACCAAAGCCTTTGGCATCGACGAGGCGCGAGTCTTCGGCTTTTGGGACTATGTTGGCGGACGCTATTCGCTGTGGTCGGCCATCGGGCTGCCGCTGGCCATCGCAATCGGCGCCGACCGTTTCGAGGCCTTTCTGGCCGGCGCCCATGCGATGGACCTGCATTTCGCCGAGGCGCCGCTTGCCGACAATCTGCCGGCGATTCTCGCCTTGATCGGCGTTTGGCGCCGCAACGGCCAAGGGCTGGTTGGCCATGCCGTCATTCCCTATGAGGAGCGTCTGGCGCGCTTTCCGGCCTACCTTCAGCAGATGGACATGGAGTCCAATGGCAAGCGCGTGCGGATCGATGGCACTGCCACAGTGGATGCGACTGGTATGCTGGTTTTTGGCGAGCCAGGCACCAACGCCCAACACTCTTTCTTCCAACTGTTCCATCAGGGCCACGATGTCGTCGGGCTTGACGTTCTGGTCGGCACGTCGGTCGTTGGTGAGGCCGTGCCAGGTCGCGCCGACGTCCACCACACGCACCTGCTCGCCAACGCATTGGCGCAGACCCGTGCCCTGGCGCTTGGGCGAACGCTAGAAGAAACCCGTGCGGAAATGGTCGAAGACGGCATTGCACCGAATGAGATCGATCGTTTGGCACCGCACCGCACCTTCCCAGGCGATCGGCCCTCCACGACGATTGTATATGACCACCTGGACCCAGAGACGCTTGGCAAACTGATCGCGCTTTACGAGCACAAAGTGTTCGTCGAGAGCGTGCTGTGGGGCATCAACGCTTTTGACCAATGGGGTGTGGAACTTGGTAAGCAGTTGGCGAAACAAATCACGCCGGCGCTTTCCGATCGCCGCCTCGCAGCCGCCTTCGACCCCTCAACGCGAGGCCTGATCGAAGCCCTGTTGGATAAGGACTAA
- a CDS encoding DsbA family oxidoreductase, which translates to MTSSTHTLSIVSDFVCPWCYIGKARLDAALDKIPAEQRPQLRYLPFKLNPAMPDEGMARADYREQKFGSLERSEELDAQVRQAAEESGVAIHHDKMERTPNTVKAHMLMAMASSLKGEKGDASIALADLLFNAYFTEGEDIGEDEVLLRLGEEAGLPREVASAALNDQELRSATDNLADGLAGQGVNGVPTLLLDQHFLISGAVPSDDLVRIIPEAIGILEKAGT; encoded by the coding sequence TTGACATCCTCCACGCACACGCTTTCGATCGTCTCCGATTTCGTCTGCCCATGGTGCTACATCGGCAAGGCGCGCCTTGACGCGGCGCTCGACAAGATTCCCGCTGAGCAACGGCCGCAGTTGCGCTATCTGCCGTTCAAGCTGAATCCGGCTATGCCCGATGAAGGCATGGCGCGGGCGGACTATCGTGAGCAGAAATTTGGCTCGCTTGAGCGATCCGAAGAGCTGGACGCGCAGGTCCGTCAGGCCGCCGAGGAAAGCGGCGTCGCCATTCATCACGACAAGATGGAACGTACGCCCAACACGGTCAAAGCGCACATGCTGATGGCGATGGCATCGAGCCTAAAGGGCGAGAAGGGTGATGCTTCGATTGCCCTGGCCGACCTGCTCTTCAACGCCTATTTCACCGAGGGCGAAGATATTGGCGAGGATGAGGTTCTCTTGCGCCTTGGCGAAGAGGCCGGCCTGCCGCGCGAGGTTGCCTCGGCAGCCCTAAACGATCAGGAACTGCGCTCAGCCACCGACAATCTTGCAGATGGGCTCGCCGGCCAAGGCGTAAACGGCGTGCCGACGTTGCTACTTGATCAACATTTTTTGATTTCCGGCGCGGTGCCGAGCGATGATCTTGTGCGGATCATTCCCGAAGCGATTGGGATCTTGGAAAAAGCCGGCACGTAG
- a CDS encoding EAL domain-containing protein — MTDTLVSLVRQLGPRDHLRFPELARISACIDGYADGAPPSLETFIAALGDQAEQVTIAYERDDGSYQYRHFGEHLASDAGFDMTGKSTADFDTITRHHIEASFQATKESGVALSTIMEAAPGSLVNSWQRVVFPVELDSGQHMLTMVKPLFKALDAIHARRDDVAVCVVPLRASADERAYSLATTEPLERYLGAIDLSPIEAFVTGVDMPAETPAVGTLIATQSLELTDAKSHPLALVLDMVHGFTTPFLVVLNATGATQTNDQLRSTTHLLKASFELGRLGSWINSGREDGRFRIAQELATMMGVTIDRDGLVDLEELRALYDDDLREATQKAVEDCWENGTSYVLEGGMTRTDGEKIQVRISGSPMRDEAGRIISLFGLVQDITAEQAARDQLRESEERFRDFAASAGDWCWETDEKHRFVDFTQSIDPASRELQAKYVGKTRLDFRVVEEDRHIIEAHFEDLEARREFSDLVYRIHSEANDDQIYTLQISGKPRFDDDGTFLGYRGTARNITDKVEVEHENRENQLALKTAQSIAKLGHWITDMNSRTTRWSDGLIALLGFHTDPAKAEQEASVNADIDPNQFQMPSWRELLSRIHRDDRTAFNACLRRAADGERVEPLDIRYFLPEARSARHFRIMMRLKEATSSHGPQLMGVAQDISTLKRAQEELEKRSATLSEAQEMGGIGDWQFELATGKVTWSKHLYTILGLDPEQFIPTPKAIFSLCGPEDCEAIRAEHSAALEGKPSSSIDVQARRGDGTFGYYTMMSKPLFDEHGAISGLFGTVQDITDRKHSEKQLRNLAFFDPLTGLANRALFSRELRDVMFGVQAKGGSAALFLLDLDHFKEVNDTLGHAAGDELLRTVARILKEHVDDRGFVARLGGDEFAVIIRNYRSYDCLNRFANSIVDRLMGVLKLERGEVLTGTSLGIALIPQDGGDAEAALRNADLALYMAKDEGRGKALFFTPNMSHSVQARLNLARDLRLAIENDDLETRYQGQIHLTTGKVVGFETLVRWKHPVRGYISPAEFIPVAESSSLICDIGLWVLRDACRTGKAWLDAGEPERMISVNVSAAQIWQSDFEDDVIAIIEETGYPPRLLCLELTESVFADHGEGRVRKALARFKEAGIRLAVDDFGTGYSSLGYLNDLPFDELKIDRCFVAGVHQAPEKARLLQGIIALGRGLGMSVIGEGAEEDGEIAMLRAYGCDLVQGFAYMRPETAEEALGCAEQLEFRLAEAANQLTVVGEPLKQTG, encoded by the coding sequence TTGACCGATACGCTCGTCTCGCTGGTGCGGCAACTGGGGCCACGCGACCATCTCCGATTCCCGGAGCTGGCACGGATCAGTGCGTGCATTGACGGGTACGCGGACGGCGCTCCGCCCTCCTTGGAAACCTTCATCGCGGCCCTTGGTGATCAAGCTGAACAAGTAACGATCGCCTATGAACGCGATGATGGTAGCTACCAGTATCGGCACTTTGGCGAGCATTTGGCGAGCGATGCCGGGTTCGACATGACCGGTAAGTCGACCGCCGATTTCGACACCATTACACGCCATCACATCGAAGCCAGCTTCCAAGCGACCAAAGAGAGCGGTGTCGCTTTAAGCACCATCATGGAGGCGGCCCCCGGTTCGCTGGTGAACAGTTGGCAGCGCGTCGTTTTCCCCGTCGAACTCGACAGCGGTCAGCACATGCTCACTATGGTCAAGCCGCTCTTCAAAGCACTGGACGCTATCCATGCGCGCCGCGATGACGTGGCGGTGTGCGTGGTGCCGCTGCGCGCATCGGCCGACGAACGCGCCTACTCGTTGGCGACCACTGAGCCACTTGAACGCTATCTCGGCGCCATCGACCTCTCGCCGATCGAGGCCTTTGTCACAGGCGTCGACATGCCGGCAGAAACGCCTGCTGTCGGCACACTGATTGCCACTCAGTCGCTTGAACTGACCGATGCAAAGAGTCATCCGCTGGCGCTCGTGCTCGACATGGTGCACGGGTTTACGACACCGTTCCTGGTGGTTCTGAACGCGACGGGGGCGACGCAGACCAACGATCAGCTTCGCTCCACCACCCATCTGCTGAAGGCCAGTTTCGAGCTCGGCCGGCTTGGTTCGTGGATCAACTCTGGGCGCGAAGACGGCCGGTTCCGGATCGCCCAGGAACTGGCAACCATGATGGGCGTGACCATCGATCGTGATGGGCTTGTCGACCTGGAAGAGTTGCGCGCGCTCTACGACGATGATTTGCGCGAGGCGACACAGAAAGCGGTCGAAGATTGCTGGGAGAACGGCACCAGCTATGTGCTTGAAGGCGGGATGACCCGCACAGATGGCGAGAAGATCCAGGTGCGCATCTCCGGCAGCCCGATGCGCGACGAGGCCGGTCGCATCATCAGCCTGTTCGGCTTGGTTCAGGACATCACAGCCGAACAGGCGGCGCGTGACCAGTTGCGCGAAAGCGAGGAACGTTTTCGCGATTTTGCTGCATCGGCCGGCGACTGGTGCTGGGAAACCGACGAGAAACATCGGTTTGTAGATTTCACCCAAAGCATTGATCCGGCGAGCCGTGAACTACAGGCGAAATATGTCGGCAAGACGCGTCTTGATTTCCGCGTCGTCGAAGAAGACCGGCACATCATCGAGGCCCATTTCGAGGATCTGGAAGCGCGCCGCGAGTTTAGCGACTTGGTCTATCGGATTCACTCCGAAGCCAATGACGACCAGATCTATACGCTGCAAATCTCCGGCAAGCCCCGCTTCGACGATGACGGCACCTTCCTTGGCTATCGCGGTACGGCCCGCAACATCACCGACAAGGTCGAGGTCGAGCACGAAAACCGAGAAAACCAGCTGGCGCTGAAAACCGCGCAGTCGATCGCCAAGCTTGGGCACTGGATCACCGACATGAACAGTCGGACGACACGTTGGTCGGACGGGCTGATCGCCCTACTCGGGTTTCACACCGATCCAGCCAAGGCTGAGCAGGAGGCATCAGTCAACGCAGACATTGACCCTAACCAGTTTCAGATGCCGTCCTGGCGTGAGCTCCTGTCGCGCATTCACCGCGACGACCGCACCGCCTTTAACGCCTGCCTACGTCGCGCCGCCGATGGCGAACGGGTCGAGCCGCTTGATATTCGCTACTTCCTGCCGGAAGCCCGTTCAGCCCGCCATTTTCGCATCATGATGCGCTTGAAAGAGGCGACCTCCAGCCACGGACCGCAATTGATGGGCGTGGCGCAGGACATCAGCACGCTCAAGCGCGCCCAGGAGGAACTGGAAAAGCGCAGTGCCACCCTCTCCGAAGCCCAAGAGATGGGCGGCATCGGCGATTGGCAGTTTGAGCTCGCAACCGGAAAGGTGACTTGGTCGAAGCACCTCTACACTATATTAGGTCTTGATCCGGAACAGTTCATTCCGACGCCAAAAGCCATTTTCTCGCTGTGTGGACCGGAGGACTGCGAGGCTATACGCGCTGAACACAGCGCTGCCTTGGAAGGCAAACCGTCCTCCAGCATCGATGTGCAAGCGCGACGCGGTGACGGCACGTTCGGCTACTATACGATGATGTCCAAACCGCTTTTCGACGAACATGGCGCGATCAGCGGCCTGTTCGGCACGGTGCAGGACATCACCGACCGCAAGCATTCTGAAAAACAGCTGCGTAACCTTGCCTTTTTCGATCCGCTCACCGGCCTTGCCAATCGCGCGCTGTTCTCGCGCGAGTTGCGCGATGTGATGTTCGGTGTGCAGGCCAAAGGCGGGTCTGCGGCGCTGTTTTTGCTCGACCTTGATCACTTCAAAGAGGTCAACGACACGCTCGGCCATGCCGCCGGCGATGAGCTTTTGCGCACCGTTGCCCGCATCTTGAAAGAGCATGTCGACGATCGTGGTTTTGTTGCCCGCTTGGGTGGCGATGAGTTTGCCGTCATCATTCGCAATTATCGCAGCTATGATTGCCTCAATCGCTTTGCCAACAGCATCGTCGACCGGTTGATGGGCGTTCTGAAGCTGGAGCGTGGCGAGGTGCTGACCGGCACGAGCCTTGGCATCGCGCTGATCCCCCAGGATGGTGGCGATGCGGAAGCTGCCCTGCGCAATGCCGATTTGGCGCTCTACATGGCCAAGGATGAGGGCCGGGGCAAAGCGCTGTTCTTCACACCCAATATGAGCCATTCGGTTCAGGCGCGCCTCAACCTTGCTCGCGATCTGCGTTTGGCGATCGAGAATGATGATCTGGAAACGCGTTACCAAGGGCAAATTCATCTGACGACCGGCAAGGTGGTTGGGTTTGAGACCTTGGTGCGTTGGAAACATCCGGTGCGCGGCTACATCTCACCAGCCGAATTCATTCCTGTGGCCGAAAGTTCGAGCCTCATTTGCGATATCGGGCTTTGGGTGCTGCGCGATGCCTGCCGCACCGGCAAGGCATGGCTCGACGCCGGGGAGCCCGAGCGGATGATTTCGGTGAACGTTTCAGCCGCCCAAATCTGGCAGTCGGACTTTGAAGATGACGTCATCGCAATCATCGAAGAGACCGGTTACCCGCCACGGCTGCTTTGCCTGGAGCTGACCGAAAGTGTGTTCGCCGACCATGGCGAAGGACGGGTGCGCAAAGCCCTGGCCCGCTTTAAAGAAGCTGGCATTCGACTTGCCGTTGATGACTTTGGCACCGGTTATTCCTCGCTGGGCTATCTCAACGACCTACCCTTTGATGAGCTGAAAATCGATCGCTGCTTCGTTGCCGGCGTGCATCAAGCGCCGGAAAAAGCACGGCTCCTGCAAGGCATCATCGCGCTTGGTCGCGGCCTTGGCATGAGCGTAATCGGCGAAGGCGCTGAGGAGGATGGCGAGATCGCGATGCTGCGCGCCTATGGCTGCGACCTGGTGCAGGGCTTTGCCTATATGCGCCCTGAAACCGCCGAGGAAGCGTTGGGCTGTGCCGAGCAGTTGGAGTTCCGCCTCGCCGAAGCTGCCAACCAGCTAACGGTTGTGGGCGAACCGCTCAAACAAACGGGTTGA
- a CDS encoding AEC family transporter gives MSPAVVGSALLPVILVIALAFLIRRVGLVSDAHVAGVERVTYVVFFPTLLFSNLSTASFDNPSVWTLALLLAGTHLTVGILAWIFYTRSRLDGPSATSGFQGAVRFNSYIVLALAFAVYGAEGVQNITVPMALMIITINILCVSILARYGAPEEGVEAPSLVKALATNPLILACAAGLAINPLQIDWPGPVDTAFGWFSTAAIAMGLFAVGAGLRPISGKGSVFAIATSSVIKLLLMPALFLSFAFAVSLPRELTALGLLATIVPGATSSYILARQLGGNAPLMAQSVTVGTVLSAATVTGWFFLWPHLY, from the coding sequence ATGTCACCTGCCGTGGTCGGTTCGGCCCTCCTTCCTGTCATCTTGGTCATCGCCCTCGCCTTCCTCATTCGGCGGGTTGGATTGGTGAGCGACGCTCATGTCGCGGGCGTTGAGCGCGTCACCTATGTGGTGTTCTTCCCGACACTCCTGTTCTCTAACCTTTCAACCGCGAGCTTCGATAATCCCTCGGTTTGGACACTGGCGCTGCTGCTCGCCGGCACGCACCTGACCGTTGGGATCCTGGCCTGGATCTTCTACACGCGCTCGCGTCTGGATGGTCCGTCGGCGACCAGCGGGTTTCAAGGCGCGGTGCGCTTCAACAGCTACATCGTCCTGGCGCTCGCTTTTGCGGTCTATGGCGCTGAAGGCGTGCAGAACATCACCGTGCCGATGGCGCTGATGATCATCACCATCAACATTCTTTGTGTGTCGATTCTTGCGCGCTATGGGGCTCCGGAAGAGGGCGTCGAGGCGCCGTCCTTGGTTAAGGCGCTGGCGACAAATCCGCTGATCCTGGCCTGCGCTGCTGGCCTGGCGATCAACCCGTTGCAGATCGATTGGCCGGGGCCTGTGGACACCGCTTTTGGTTGGTTCAGCACCGCCGCGATCGCCATGGGCTTGTTTGCCGTTGGTGCGGGGCTGCGCCCCATCTCCGGCAAAGGATCGGTGTTCGCCATCGCCACGTCGAGCGTGATTAAGCTTCTGCTGATGCCGGCGCTCTTCTTGTCATTTGCTTTCGCTGTCAGCTTGCCGCGTGAACTGACCGCGCTGGGGCTTCTCGCCACGATCGTGCCGGGCGCGACATCGTCCTACATCCTTGCTCGACAGCTTGGCGGCAACGCGCCTTTGATGGCGCAAAGCGTGACGGTCGGCACCGTACTATCGGCGGCCACCGTCACCGGATGGTTCTTTCTTTGGCCGCACCTTTATTAG
- a CDS encoding M3 family metallopeptidase, with protein MTSNPFLQDWQTPFEVPPFADITAEHYGPALDKAFEDHLAEVEAIASTTDPVTFQNTIDALELAGELLRKTSAVFYNLAGSHTNDALQALERELAPKMAKHSQAVSLHEGLFARIEQLWATKDTLDLSGEQARVLDLTRKGFVRAGALLEGAERERIKEIGQRLAVLATQFSQNVLADEQVEALHLTDKVDLAGLAPSLVAAAAEAAKERGKEGWVITLSRSLIEPFLIQSTRRDLREAAFAQWTSRGERGGETDNRAIAQETLALRQERAKLLGYETYAHYKLENEMAKDPSAVRRLLDNVWEPAREMALADQAKLEELAASEGANIQLEAWDWRHFSEKRRQAEFAISDDEVKPYFTLDAMVEAAFATANRLFGLSFKQRHDIPTYHEDVRTYEVLGPSGEHVAVFLGDYYGRMSKRSGAWMSAFRGQRKLGEDVRPIIVNVMNFAKPPAGENALLTLDDVRTLFHEFGHALHGMLSNVTYPSVAGTSVARDFVELPSQLYEHWLMVPDILREHARHAQTGEVIPNDLIERLTAASKYDQGFVTVEYVASAMVDLDMHDGTTNGATDLLAAEAQTLERIGMPRAITMRHRSPHFQHIFSGGSYASGYYSYLWSEVMDADAFAAFKEAGSPFDANVADKLKTYIFAAGGATDPADLYTAFRGRMPTVDALLAKRGLDKAA; from the coding sequence ATGACCAGCAATCCGTTTCTTCAAGACTGGCAGACCCCGTTTGAGGTTCCGCCCTTTGCCGACATCACGGCGGAGCATTATGGCCCAGCACTGGACAAGGCCTTTGAAGACCATCTGGCCGAGGTCGAGGCCATCGCCAGCACCACCGATCCGGTGACCTTTCAGAACACCATCGATGCCCTGGAACTGGCCGGTGAGCTGCTGCGCAAAACCTCGGCTGTCTTCTACAATCTGGCGGGATCGCACACCAACGATGCGCTGCAAGCCCTGGAACGCGAGCTTGCCCCCAAAATGGCCAAACACAGCCAGGCGGTCAGCCTGCACGAAGGCCTGTTTGCGCGCATCGAACAATTGTGGGCGACCAAGGACACGCTTGACCTGTCCGGCGAACAGGCGCGGGTTCTTGACCTGACGCGCAAAGGCTTTGTGCGCGCTGGCGCTCTCTTGGAGGGCGCGGAGCGAGAACGGATCAAAGAGATCGGCCAGCGGCTTGCGGTGCTTGCCACCCAGTTCTCCCAGAACGTACTCGCCGATGAGCAGGTTGAGGCCCTCCACCTCACCGACAAGGTCGATCTGGCTGGCCTCGCGCCGTCGCTCGTGGCTGCAGCGGCTGAAGCGGCCAAGGAGCGCGGCAAGGAGGGGTGGGTGATCACCCTCTCACGATCCTTGATTGAACCATTCCTCATTCAATCGACGCGGCGCGATCTGCGCGAAGCAGCTTTCGCGCAATGGACGTCGCGCGGCGAGCGCGGCGGCGAGACCGACAACCGAGCGATTGCCCAGGAGACGCTGGCCCTACGCCAAGAGCGGGCAAAACTTCTGGGGTATGAGACTTACGCGCACTACAAGCTTGAAAACGAGATGGCCAAGGATCCGTCGGCTGTGCGCAGGCTGCTCGATAATGTCTGGGAACCGGCGCGCGAGATGGCGCTTGCCGACCAAGCCAAGCTCGAAGAACTCGCCGCTAGCGAAGGCGCCAACATTCAGTTAGAGGCCTGGGATTGGCGTCACTTCAGCGAGAAACGCCGGCAGGCGGAGTTTGCGATTTCCGACGATGAGGTGAAGCCCTATTTCACGCTCGATGCGATGGTCGAGGCTGCTTTTGCGACGGCCAATCGTCTGTTTGGTCTCTCCTTTAAGCAGCGTCATGACATCCCGACCTATCATGAGGACGTGCGAACCTATGAGGTTCTTGGACCGTCCGGCGAGCATGTGGCGGTGTTTTTGGGAGACTATTATGGACGCATGTCCAAGCGCTCGGGCGCCTGGATGAGCGCCTTTCGCGGCCAGCGAAAACTGGGGGAAGACGTCCGCCCGATCATCGTCAATGTGATGAACTTCGCCAAGCCGCCGGCAGGCGAGAACGCGCTGCTGACGCTCGATGATGTGCGCACCTTGTTCCACGAGTTCGGCCACGCGCTTCACGGCATGCTGTCGAATGTGACTTACCCCTCGGTGGCCGGGACATCCGTCGCGCGGGACTTCGTCGAACTGCCCTCTCAGCTTTACGAGCATTGGTTGATGGTCCCCGACATTTTGCGCGAACACGCGCGCCACGCGCAAACTGGCGAGGTCATTCCCAACGATCTGATCGAGCGTCTGACGGCGGCGTCTAAATATGATCAAGGGTTTGTCACGGTGGAATATGTCGCTTCGGCCATGGTCGATCTCGACATGCATGATGGAACGACTAACGGGGCGACAGATCTTCTGGCCGCTGAGGCGCAAACGTTGGAGCGCATCGGCATGCCGCGCGCCATCACCATGCGGCATCGCAGTCCGCATTTTCAGCACATCTTTTCCGGTGGCAGCTATGCGTCAGGCTATTACAGCTACCTCTGGTCGGAGGTGATGGATGCCGATGCGTTCGCTGCCTTCAAGGAGGCCGGATCGCCGTTCGACGCCAATGTGGCCGACAAGCTCAAAACCTACATCTTCGCTGCCGGCGGTGCGACTGACCCTGCCGACCTTTACACCGCGTTCAGAGGGCGGATGCCGACGGTGGATGCGTTGCTGGCAAAGCGCGGGCTCGACAAAGCCGCTTAG
- a CDS encoding carbohydrate kinase — MITIAGEALYDVFPKMGAAEASQIGLDAVTGGSPFNVACGLGRLGFAPRFFGGIAEGQMGDRQAEILTAAGVRADAIVRKPNLVPLMLIALAEDGQPTYSYYGQSTADVDITLEDLAVLPQLPSLLHLGSYSLVTPPLADTLATLVERLPADSLLTLDPNVRPMVDPDVEVWRRRLDPLYRRADIIKLSDEDIAFLAPGADPEAYARDLSTLTGAPVYLTLGHQGVTVIRGDRRQTIVAPQVEVVDTVGAGDSFQATLIAWASRPENAKALRARTAAFEALVDIAEAAVAVAARICAQRGPVIPAAGDLEAAISTRLFERFAHNR, encoded by the coding sequence TTGATTACGATTGCTGGCGAGGCACTCTACGATGTGTTCCCCAAGATGGGCGCAGCAGAAGCCTCGCAGATTGGGCTCGATGCGGTCACCGGCGGATCACCCTTCAACGTCGCGTGCGGGCTTGGGCGTTTAGGATTCGCACCTCGTTTTTTTGGTGGGATCGCCGAAGGTCAAATGGGCGATCGCCAAGCGGAAATCCTAACCGCCGCTGGCGTGCGCGCTGACGCCATCGTCCGTAAGCCAAACCTCGTGCCCTTGATGCTGATCGCGCTCGCTGAGGATGGTCAGCCGACCTACAGCTATTACGGCCAATCGACGGCGGATGTGGACATCACGCTGGAGGATCTGGCCGTTCTGCCGCAACTGCCGAGCCTGCTGCACCTAGGGTCTTACAGCCTGGTGACGCCGCCATTGGCCGATACGTTGGCAACTCTGGTGGAACGTTTGCCCGCCGACAGCCTGCTGACGCTCGATCCCAATGTGCGCCCGATGGTCGATCCCGATGTCGAGGTCTGGCGTCGGCGTCTCGATCCGCTCTATCGGCGCGCCGATATCATCAAACTGTCCGATGAAGACATCGCGTTTCTGGCGCCAGGCGCTGATCCGGAGGCTTATGCTCGCGACCTGTCCACTCTCACCGGTGCGCCGGTATACCTGACGCTGGGCCATCAAGGCGTGACGGTCATTCGCGGCGATAGGCGGCAGACAATCGTCGCGCCGCAGGTCGAGGTCGTCGACACGGTGGGCGCCGGTGACTCCTTCCAGGCGACGCTGATCGCTTGGGCATCGCGACCGGAAAACGCAAAAGCGTTGCGAGCGCGCACAGCAGCCTTCGAGGCTCTGGTGGATATCGCTGAAGCTGCCGTCGCGGTTGCCGCACGCATTTGTGCCCAGCGAGGGCCGGTTATTCCAGCGGCCGGCGATCTTGAAGCAGCGATCTCAACCCGTTTGTTTGAGCGGTTCGCCCACAACCGTTAG